From Clarias gariepinus isolate MV-2021 ecotype Netherlands chromosome 2, CGAR_prim_01v2, whole genome shotgun sequence, one genomic window encodes:
- the LOC128516197 gene encoding ras association domain-containing protein 8 → MELKVWVDGIQRVVCGVTEATTCQEVVIALAQAIGRTGRYTLIEKWRDSERHLAPHESPVASLNTWGQYAGDVQFILHRTGPSLTERPPSEGPPVSRGPERGLHRQSLPIMAKLRAQGERSLRRREPRRKSLTFTGAPRGLRDILNGTRIGDRDSKRCVVLMNSVPQSYSTSPRLPSSRVEELTRLVRLQRESLTVLEQRTEACDAELQAWNQKRPSSEDSWALMTEEMVRLEQQLCRNQVEVEEEEFWASELQIELESERQLEDRLQEVHTRLRACETELGQRLTRLHGMEAGLEAQRQQEQTKGNQLWSEGEVKARLQTVKAELKAQAQHTAQLENSCRAVERSLSQSSKRLQESQYELEQLTKELRQVNLQQFIQQTGTKVTVLPVEPSDMEANVPPVPQESALTGSLKRQGPSHTVGVNLRVLHSPITSALNPEGIYV, encoded by the exons ATGGAGCTGAAGGTTTGGGTGGATGGAATCCAGCGAGTGGTGTGTGGAGTCACCGAAGCCACCACCTGTCAGGAAGTGGTCATTGCACTGGCTCAGGCTATAG GTCGTACTGGACGCTACACACTAATTGAGAAATGGAGAGATTCTGAACGACACTTGGCTCCTCATGAGAGCCCTGTGGCCTCGTTAAACACATGGGGCCAGTATGCCGGCGACGTCCAGTTCATTCTGCACCGCACTGGCCCTTCTCTCACAGAGCGCCCTCCGTCCGAGGGGCCCCCAGTATCCAGAGGCCCTGAGCGTGGCTTGCATCGCCAGAGCCTCCCTATCATGGCTAAGCTTCGAGCCCAGGGTGAGCGCTCTCTCCGGCGACGTGAACCACGCCGCAAATCCCTTACCTTTACTGGGGCGCCACGTGGCCTCAGGGACATCCTTAATGGCACCCGGATTGGAGACCGAGACTCCAAGCGTTGTGTTGTTCTGATGAACAGCGTCCCCCAAAGCTACTCCACATCCCCACGGCTACCTTCAAGTCGTGTGGAGGAGCTGACCCGCCTCGTGAGGCTGCAGAGGGAGTCTTTGACTGTTCTGGAGCAACGAACAGAGGCATGCGATGCGGAACTGCAGGCATGGAACCAAAAGAGACCAAGTAGTGAGGACTCCTGGGCACTCATGACTGAAGAGATGGTGCGTCTAGAGCAGCAGCTGTGCCGGAATcaggtggaggtggaggaggaagaATTTTGGGCCAGCGAGCTACAGATTGAGCTCGAGAGCGAGAGGCAGCTGGAGGATCGGCTGCAGGAGGTGCACACTCGGCTTAGAGCCTGCGAGACTGAGCTCGGGCAGAGGTTGACCCGGCTGCATGGCATGGAAGCAGGGCTGGAGGCCCAGCGGCAGCAGGAGCAGACGAAGGGGAACCAGCTGTGGAGCGAGGGAGAAGTGAAAGCTAGGCTGCAGACAGTGAAGGCTGAACTTAAGGCTCAGGCCCAGCACACAGCACAGCTGGAAAACAGCTGCAGGGCTGTGGAGAGGTCATTGAGTCAATCCAGTAAGAGACTACAG GAGAGTCAGTATGAGCTTGAGCAGCTGACTAAAGAGCTGAGGCAGGTGAACCTTCAGCAGTTTATTCAACAGACTGGCACAAAAGTGACCGTGCTGCCTGTGGAGCCCAGTGACATGGAGGCCAACGTCCCCCCTGTGCCTCAGGAATCAG CACTGACTGGTTCCCTTAAGCGCCAAGGCCCATCTCATACAGTGGGAGTTAACCTGCGTGTGCTACACAGCCCCATCACCTCAGCCCTCAACCCTGAGGGCATCTATGTGTGA